In Streptomyces sp. NBC_01551, one DNA window encodes the following:
- a CDS encoding HAMP domain-containing sensor histidine kinase, whose translation MARGVRARTAAAAALAMAAVLGAGGLWLYALLRANLLDNTTGRTELAARKVAAQLDARPLPPGGRLPGPEGGVDLVLVRDAAGRILASSGDPKDTPDLGPLRPPSGEDSRSAVLPPARPGAERRAAVAVAAPGAREVVAVTVLGDVDDATRAVAVGMLAGAPPLIGFAAALAWWVTGQALRPVTAIRTGLAAVTASELDRRVPDPGGADEIAELARAVNDTLDRLERSDARQRQFTADASHELRNPLAAVRSRLEVALERPDRESVAAALADTERLQRIAADLLLLARLDGDGDGARSEPVDLALLAAEDVARRPDPRVPVRLDAGAPVPAAGDPARLERALANLVDNALRHARAGVTVRADADPAGGWALLEVADDGPGIPEADRDRVFERFVRLDPDRSRAGGGTGLGLAIAREIARAHGGDVHVLPSPAGGARLVLRVPGRTAGRPAGS comes from the coding sequence GTGGCTAGGGGTGTCCGGGCGCGCACCGCGGCGGCCGCTGCCCTCGCGATGGCAGCGGTCCTCGGCGCCGGCGGGCTGTGGCTGTACGCGCTGCTGCGGGCGAACCTGCTCGACAACACCACCGGACGCACCGAACTCGCCGCCCGCAAGGTCGCCGCGCAGCTCGACGCCCGGCCCCTCCCGCCCGGCGGGCGGCTGCCCGGGCCGGAAGGCGGCGTGGACCTGGTCCTCGTACGGGACGCGGCCGGCCGGATCCTCGCCTCCAGCGGGGACCCGAAGGACACCCCCGACCTCGGCCCGCTGCGCCCCCCGTCCGGCGAGGACTCCCGGTCGGCCGTACTGCCGCCCGCGCGCCCCGGCGCGGAACGGCGCGCGGCGGTCGCGGTGGCGGCCCCCGGCGCGCGCGAGGTCGTCGCGGTCACGGTGCTCGGCGACGTCGACGACGCCACACGGGCCGTCGCGGTCGGCATGCTGGCCGGCGCGCCCCCGCTGATCGGCTTCGCGGCGGCCCTGGCCTGGTGGGTGACGGGGCAGGCGCTGCGCCCCGTCACCGCGATCCGGACGGGGCTGGCGGCGGTCACGGCGAGCGAGCTGGACCGGCGGGTTCCGGACCCGGGCGGGGCGGACGAGATCGCCGAACTGGCCCGGGCCGTCAACGACACGCTCGACCGGCTGGAGCGCAGCGACGCCCGGCAGCGGCAGTTCACGGCGGACGCCTCGCACGAGCTGCGCAATCCGCTGGCGGCGGTCCGGTCCCGGCTGGAGGTCGCGCTGGAGCGGCCCGACCGGGAGTCGGTGGCCGCCGCACTGGCCGACACCGAGCGGCTCCAGCGGATCGCGGCGGACCTCCTGCTGCTGGCCCGGCTCGACGGGGACGGCGACGGCGCCCGCTCCGAGCCGGTGGACCTGGCGCTGCTGGCCGCCGAGGACGTGGCGCGGCGCCCGGATCCCCGGGTTCCGGTACGTCTGGACGCGGGGGCGCCCGTACCGGCGGCCGGGGATCCGGCGCGGCTGGAGCGGGCGCTGGCCAACCTGGTGGACAACGCGCTGCGGCACGCCCGCGCCGGGGTCACCGTCCGGGCGGACGCGGACCCGGCCGGGGGCTGGGCGCTGCTGGAGGTCGCGGACGACGGCCCGGGGATCCCGGAGGCGGACCGGGACCGGGTGTTCGAGCGCTTCGTACGCCTGGATCCGGACCGGAGCCGGGCCGGCGGCGGCACCGGGCTGGGGCTGGCCATCGCCCGGGAGATCGCGCGGGCGCACGGCGGGGACGTCCACGTACTCCCCTCCCCCGCCGGGGGCGCACGGCTGGTCCTGCGCGTGCCGGGGCGCACGGCGGGGCGCCCTGCGGGCTCCTGA
- the groES gene encoding co-chaperone GroES → MTTASSKVAIKPLEDRIVVQPLDAEQTTASGLVIPDTAKEKPQEGVVLAVGPGRFEDGQRLPLDVTVGDIVLYSKYGGTEVKYSGEEYLVLSARDVLAIVEK, encoded by the coding sequence GTGACGACCGCCAGCTCCAAGGTTGCCATCAAGCCGCTTGAGGACCGCATTGTGGTCCAGCCGCTCGACGCCGAGCAGACCACGGCCTCCGGCCTGGTCATCCCGGACACCGCGAAGGAGAAGCCCCAGGAGGGCGTCGTCCTCGCCGTGGGCCCGGGTCGCTTCGAGGACGGCCAGCGTCTCCCGCTGGACGTCACCGTCGGCGACATCGTGCTGTACAGCAAGTACGGCGGCACCGAAGTGAAGTACAGCGGCGAGGAGTACCTCGTCCTCTCGGCTCGCGACGTCCTCGCGATCGTCGAGAAGTAA
- a CDS encoding LysR family transcriptional regulator: MIEARHLRVLRAVAGTGSFSAAARELGCTQPAVSQQMKALEQSAGTPLLIRTGREMRLTQAGEALVRHAAGILAGLTAAEEEVAAIAGLRAGRVRLVSFPSGSSTLVPTALAAMRAEHPGTRISLVEAEPPRSVEMLREGDCDLALAFRYGGAAHSAAEWEDLVVRPLLTDRLVGLVPDGHRLAGAERVGMAELADEPWIAGCPRCRRHLVEVCEGAGFTPRIDFATDDYPAVVGLVGAGLGVAVLPELAVESVRAKGVSTLSVEPAVEREVVALTLPDLARVPAVAATLAELERAATR; the protein is encoded by the coding sequence GTGATCGAGGCACGTCATCTCCGCGTCCTGCGCGCCGTCGCCGGGACCGGGTCCTTCTCCGCCGCCGCCCGCGAGCTCGGCTGCACCCAGCCCGCCGTCTCCCAGCAGATGAAGGCGCTGGAGCAGTCGGCCGGCACCCCGCTGCTCATCCGCACCGGGCGCGAGATGCGGCTCACCCAGGCCGGTGAGGCCCTGGTGCGGCACGCCGCCGGGATCCTCGCCGGGCTGACGGCCGCCGAGGAGGAGGTCGCGGCCATCGCGGGGCTACGCGCGGGCCGGGTCCGGCTGGTGTCCTTCCCCAGCGGGAGCTCGACCCTGGTGCCGACCGCGCTCGCGGCGATGCGCGCCGAGCACCCGGGCACCCGCATCTCGCTGGTCGAGGCCGAGCCGCCGCGCTCCGTGGAGATGCTGCGCGAGGGCGACTGCGACCTGGCGCTGGCGTTCCGGTACGGCGGGGCCGCCCATTCCGCCGCGGAGTGGGAGGACCTGGTGGTGCGGCCGCTGCTGACCGACCGGCTCGTCGGGCTGGTTCCCGACGGGCACCGGCTGGCCGGCGCGGAGCGGGTGGGCATGGCGGAACTCGCCGACGAGCCCTGGATCGCGGGCTGTCCGCGCTGCCGCCGCCATCTCGTGGAGGTGTGCGAGGGCGCGGGCTTCACCCCGCGCATCGACTTCGCCACCGACGACTACCCGGCCGTGGTGGGCCTGGTCGGCGCCGGGCTGGGCGTGGCGGTGCTGCCGGAGCTCGCGGTGGAGTCCGTCCGGGCCAAGGGTGTGAGCACCCTGAGCGTGGAACCGGCCGTTGAGCGGGAGGTCGTGGCGCTGACGCTGCCCGACCTGGCCAGGGTGCCGGCCGTGGCGGCGACCCTGGCCGAGCTGGAGCGGGCCGCCACGCGCTGA
- a CDS encoding MOSC domain-containing protein encodes MHLISVNLGRATASDHTDAEGGVTGIGKRPVPGPVRVFAPGPKGTAGSGVEGDAVCDLRHHGGDHQAVYAYAREDLDRWEEELGRELPAGVFGENLTTSGIDVTGALLGERWRVGADLVLEVASARIPCRTFQGALGEPAWVRRFTRAARPGAYLRVIEEGAVRPGDRVEVLYRPDHEVTVGFWFRAFTTERALLPRTAAAGAAMEPQAHDAVRRYVEKYGTRGAP; translated from the coding sequence ATGCACCTCATCTCCGTCAACCTGGGCCGCGCCACGGCCTCGGACCACACCGACGCCGAGGGCGGCGTGACGGGCATCGGCAAGCGGCCCGTCCCGGGACCGGTCCGGGTGTTCGCGCCGGGCCCCAAGGGCACGGCCGGCAGCGGCGTCGAGGGCGACGCCGTCTGCGACCTGCGCCATCACGGCGGCGACCACCAGGCGGTCTACGCGTACGCCCGCGAGGACCTGGACCGCTGGGAGGAGGAGCTGGGCCGGGAGCTGCCCGCCGGGGTCTTCGGCGAGAACCTCACCACCTCCGGCATCGACGTGACGGGAGCGCTGCTCGGCGAGCGCTGGCGGGTCGGCGCGGACCTCGTCCTCGAAGTGGCCTCGGCGCGCATCCCCTGCCGGACCTTCCAGGGCGCGCTCGGCGAGCCGGCGTGGGTCAGGCGGTTCACCCGGGCGGCGCGGCCGGGCGCGTACCTGAGGGTGATCGAGGAGGGCGCGGTCCGCCCCGGCGACCGGGTCGAGGTCCTGTACCGCCCGGACCACGAGGTGACGGTGGGGTTCTGGTTCCGCGCCTTCACCACCGAGCGGGCGCTGCTCCCGCGCACGGCGGCGGCGGGCGCGGCGATGGAGCCGCAGGCGCACGACGCCGTCCGGCGGTACGTGGAGAAGTACGGGACCCGGGGCGCCCCGTAG
- a CDS encoding response regulator transcription factor — translation MRILVVEDEEGLAESLRRGLSAEGHWVDVAHDGHRGLDLALAGGPYDAVLLDLMLPGLNGYEICARMRAHGDTTPVLMLTARDGEHDEADGLDRGADDYLTKPFSFVVLAARLRALARRAGTPGAGSTLRAGDLVLDPPARRCRRGEREIELTARELGVLACLLERPGEAVAKQDILDQVWDGPQAIDPNIVEVYVSSLRRKIDAPFGRRSILTVHGTGYRMAPDGG, via the coding sequence GTGCGCATCCTCGTGGTCGAAGACGAAGAAGGCCTGGCCGAGTCCCTGCGGCGGGGCCTGTCCGCCGAGGGCCACTGGGTCGACGTCGCCCACGACGGCCACCGCGGCCTGGACCTCGCCCTCGCCGGCGGACCGTACGACGCCGTCCTCCTCGACCTGATGCTCCCGGGCCTGAACGGCTACGAGATCTGCGCCCGCATGCGCGCCCACGGCGACACCACGCCGGTGCTGATGCTGACCGCCCGGGACGGCGAACACGACGAGGCGGACGGCCTGGACCGCGGCGCCGACGACTACCTCACCAAGCCGTTCTCCTTCGTCGTACTCGCCGCCCGCCTGCGCGCCCTCGCCCGCCGCGCCGGCACGCCCGGCGCCGGCAGCACCCTGCGGGCCGGGGACCTCGTCCTCGACCCGCCCGCCCGCCGCTGCCGCCGGGGCGAGCGCGAGATCGAGCTGACCGCCCGTGAGCTCGGCGTCCTCGCCTGCCTGCTGGAACGCCCCGGCGAGGCCGTCGCCAAGCAGGACATCCTCGACCAGGTCTGGGACGGCCCGCAGGCCATCGACCCGAACATCGTGGAGGTGTACGTCTCCTCCCTGCGCCGGAAGATCGACGCCCCCTTCGGCCGCCGCTCGATCCTCACCGTCCACGGCACCGGCTACCGGATGGCCCCCGACGGTGGCTAG
- a CDS encoding sigma-70 family RNA polymerase sigma factor has translation MRDDEALGSPAATGPSGTAKSGSAAGVSALVRRAVEGDEQATHDLLAFVHPLAIRYCRTRLSRLPGDARHFVEDLAQEVCVAVLMALPRYRDTGRPFEAFVFAIAAHKVADLQRAAMRHPGSTAVPSDEMPERPDDSLGPEERALLSSDAAWAKKLLANLPENQRELLVLRVAVGLTAEETGQMLGMSPGAVRVAQHRALSRLRALAEQ, from the coding sequence ATGCGTGACGACGAGGCCCTGGGGTCACCCGCGGCCACAGGCCCGAGCGGCACCGCCAAGAGCGGCAGTGCCGCGGGTGTCAGCGCGCTCGTACGCCGGGCGGTGGAGGGTGACGAGCAGGCCACGCACGACCTGCTCGCCTTCGTGCACCCGCTCGCCATCCGGTACTGCCGCACCCGGCTCTCGCGGCTTCCCGGTGACGCCCGCCACTTCGTGGAGGACCTCGCGCAGGAGGTCTGCGTCGCCGTCCTGATGGCCCTGCCGAGGTACCGGGACACCGGGCGGCCCTTCGAGGCCTTCGTCTTCGCCATCGCCGCGCACAAGGTCGCCGACCTCCAGCGCGCCGCCATGCGGCACCCGGGGAGCACCGCCGTGCCCTCCGACGAGATGCCGGAGCGGCCGGACGACTCGCTGGGCCCGGAAGAGCGGGCGCTGCTCAGCAGCGACGCCGCATGGGCCAAGAAGCTGCTGGCCAACCTCCCGGAGAACCAGCGCGAGCTGCTGGTCCTGCGGGTGGCCGTCGGGCTGACCGCCGAGGAGACCGGGCAGATGCTCGGGATGTCCCCCGGCGCGGTGCGGGTCGCGCAGCACCGGGCGCTCAGCCGGCTCCGCGCGCTCGCCGAGCAGTGA
- the groL gene encoding chaperonin GroEL (60 kDa chaperone family; promotes refolding of misfolded polypeptides especially under stressful conditions; forms two stacked rings of heptamers to form a barrel-shaped 14mer; ends can be capped by GroES; misfolded proteins enter the barrel where they are refolded when GroES binds), whose product MAKILKFDEDARRALERGVNKLADTVKVTIGPKGRNVVIDKKFGAPTITNDGVTIAREVELDDPYENLGAQLVKEVATKTNDIAGDGTTTATVLAQALVREGLRNVAAGASPAALKKGIDAAVKAVSEELLATARPIEDKSDIAAVAALSAQDQQVGELIAEAMDKVGKDGVITVEESNTFGLELEFTEGMAFDKGYLSPYMVTDQERMEAVLDDPYILINQGKISSIQDLLPLLEKVIQAGGSKPLLIIAEDVEGEALSTLVVNKIRGTFNAVAVKAPGFGDRRKAMLQDMATLTGATVIAEEVGLKLDQAGLDVLGSARRVTISKDDTTIVDGGGESSEVLGRVNQIKAEIESTDSDWDREKLQERLAKLAGGVCVIKVGAATEVELKEKKHRLEDAISATRAAVEEGIVSGGGSALVHAVKVLEDNLGLTGDEGTGVAVVRRAAVEPLRWIAENAGLEGYVITAKVAELEKGNGFNAATGEYGDLVKAGVIDPVKVTRSALENAASIASLLLTTETLVVEKPAEEEADSHGHGHGHSH is encoded by the coding sequence ATGGCGAAGATCCTGAAGTTCGACGAGGACGCCCGTCGCGCCCTCGAGCGCGGCGTCAACAAGCTTGCCGACACGGTCAAGGTGACGATCGGCCCCAAGGGCCGCAACGTCGTCATCGACAAGAAGTTCGGCGCCCCCACCATCACCAACGACGGTGTCACCATCGCCCGCGAGGTCGAGCTGGACGACCCGTACGAGAACCTGGGCGCGCAGCTCGTGAAGGAGGTGGCGACCAAGACCAACGACATCGCGGGTGACGGCACCACCACCGCCACCGTGCTGGCCCAGGCGCTCGTCCGCGAGGGTCTGCGCAACGTCGCCGCGGGTGCCTCCCCGGCCGCCCTGAAGAAGGGCATCGACGCCGCGGTCAAGGCCGTGTCCGAGGAGCTCCTCGCGACCGCCCGCCCGATCGAGGACAAGTCCGACATCGCCGCCGTGGCCGCGCTCTCCGCGCAGGACCAGCAGGTCGGCGAGCTCATCGCCGAGGCGATGGACAAGGTCGGCAAGGACGGTGTCATCACCGTCGAGGAGTCGAACACCTTCGGCCTGGAGCTCGAGTTCACCGAGGGCATGGCCTTCGACAAGGGCTACCTCTCGCCGTACATGGTCACCGACCAGGAGCGTATGGAGGCCGTCCTCGACGACCCGTACATCCTGATCAACCAGGGCAAGATCTCGTCCATCCAGGACCTGCTGCCGCTGCTGGAGAAGGTCATCCAGGCGGGTGGCTCCAAGCCGCTGCTGATCATCGCCGAGGACGTCGAGGGCGAGGCGCTCTCCACCCTCGTCGTCAACAAGATCCGCGGCACGTTCAACGCCGTGGCCGTCAAGGCCCCCGGCTTCGGCGACCGCCGCAAGGCGATGCTCCAGGACATGGCCACCCTCACCGGTGCCACCGTCATCGCCGAGGAGGTCGGCCTCAAGCTCGACCAGGCCGGTCTGGACGTCCTCGGTTCCGCGCGCCGCGTGACCATCTCCAAGGACGACACCACCATCGTCGACGGCGGTGGCGAGTCCTCCGAGGTCCTCGGCCGCGTCAACCAGATCAAGGCCGAGATCGAGTCGACCGACTCGGACTGGGACCGCGAGAAGCTGCAGGAGCGCCTGGCGAAGCTCGCCGGCGGCGTCTGCGTCATCAAGGTCGGCGCCGCCACCGAGGTGGAGCTCAAGGAGAAGAAGCACCGCCTCGAGGACGCCATCTCGGCGACCCGCGCCGCGGTCGAGGAGGGCATCGTCTCCGGCGGTGGCTCCGCGCTCGTCCACGCCGTGAAGGTGCTGGAGGACAACCTGGGCCTGACCGGCGACGAGGGCACGGGTGTCGCGGTCGTCCGCCGCGCCGCCGTCGAGCCGCTGCGCTGGATCGCGGAGAACGCCGGCCTCGAGGGCTACGTCATCACCGCGAAGGTGGCGGAGCTGGAGAAGGGCAACGGCTTCAACGCCGCCACCGGCGAGTACGGCGACCTGGTCAAGGCCGGCGTCATCGACCCGGTCAAGGTCACCCGCTCCGCGCTGGAGAACGCCGCTTCCATCGCCTCCCTGCTGCTCACGACCGAGACCCTGGTCGTCGAGAAGCCGGCCGAGGAAGAGGCCGACTCGCACGGCCACGGTCATGGCCACAGCCACTGA
- a CDS encoding ester cyclase — protein MTFVQVIDYETKRFDEMNALIDRWAEQSSGKRTATHTMIGQDREARNHYVDMVEFASYEDAMKNSHLPETDRMFQQMVALCEGMPKFMNLDVVRDEHLNKQLVNRVFQEAVTDGNMSVLDECFAANYIDHDASKEESTVVGRDGMRSDMQTWRAAFDMNFEPVAQVCEGDFVTTVWNWRGTQKGEFMGVASTGKTYEMSGTTTFRILNGEIAEGWWHYNPGQLQREMGGSGSPYGS, from the coding sequence ATGACATTCGTACAGGTGATCGATTACGAGACCAAGCGGTTCGATGAGATGAACGCGCTCATCGACCGCTGGGCGGAGCAGAGCAGCGGGAAGCGCACCGCGACCCACACGATGATCGGCCAGGACCGCGAAGCCCGGAACCACTACGTGGACATGGTGGAATTCGCCTCGTACGAGGACGCCATGAAGAACTCTCATCTGCCGGAGACGGACCGGATGTTCCAGCAGATGGTGGCTCTCTGCGAGGGAATGCCGAAGTTCATGAACCTCGACGTGGTCCGCGACGAGCACCTCAACAAGCAGCTCGTCAACCGGGTGTTCCAGGAAGCCGTCACGGACGGGAACATGAGCGTCCTCGACGAGTGCTTCGCGGCGAACTACATCGACCACGACGCCAGCAAGGAGGAGTCCACCGTCGTCGGACGCGACGGCATGCGCTCGGACATGCAGACGTGGCGCGCGGCCTTCGACATGAACTTCGAGCCGGTGGCCCAGGTGTGCGAGGGCGACTTCGTCACCACGGTGTGGAACTGGCGCGGCACCCAGAAGGGCGAGTTCATGGGGGTCGCTTCGACCGGCAAGACGTACGAGATGTCGGGCACCACCACGTTCCGGATCCTGAACGGGGAGATCGCCGAGGGCTGGTGGCACTACAACCCCGGACAGCTGCAACGCGAAATGGGCGGCTCGGGATCGCCGTACGGATCCTGA
- a CDS encoding WhiB family transcriptional regulator, whose product MADFSRLPGPNADLWDWQLLAACRGVDSSLFFHPEGERGAARSAREASAKEVCMRCPVRSECAAHALAVREPYGVWGGLTEDEREELMGRARHRLIPASSAIGPIAPH is encoded by the coding sequence ATGGCAGATTTCTCCCGCCTCCCCGGACCGAACGCCGACCTCTGGGACTGGCAGCTGCTGGCAGCCTGCCGCGGGGTCGACAGCTCCCTGTTCTTCCACCCGGAAGGCGAGCGGGGCGCGGCCAGGAGCGCGCGCGAGGCCTCGGCTAAAGAGGTCTGCATGCGCTGCCCGGTGCGCTCGGAATGCGCCGCCCACGCACTGGCCGTCCGCGAGCCCTACGGGGTGTGGGGCGGCCTCACGGAAGACGAACGCGAAGAGCTGATGGGCCGCGCACGGCACCGCCTGATCCCCGCATCCAGCGCGATCGGACCGATCGCGCCGCATTGA
- a CDS encoding response regulator transcription factor has translation MTSVLVCDDSPLAREALRRAVATVPGVERVTTAANGEEVLRRWGADRSDLILMDVRMPGLGGVETVRRLLSADPGARIIMLTVAEDLDGVALAVAAGARGYLHKDASRAELRATVTQALADPTWRLAPRRLRSAEMGAAPTLTAREIQVLEGMSHGRSNAEIGRELFLSEDTVKTHARRLFKKLGASDRAHAVALGFRWGLVR, from the coding sequence ATGACATCCGTCCTCGTCTGCGACGACTCCCCGCTTGCCCGAGAGGCGCTCCGTCGCGCGGTTGCCACCGTGCCCGGCGTCGAGCGTGTGACGACGGCTGCCAACGGCGAGGAAGTCCTCCGCCGCTGGGGTGCCGACCGCTCCGACCTGATTCTGATGGATGTACGGATGCCCGGGCTGGGCGGTGTGGAGACGGTCCGCCGGCTGCTCTCGGCCGACCCGGGCGCCCGCATCATCATGCTGACGGTCGCCGAGGACCTGGACGGCGTGGCCCTCGCGGTCGCCGCCGGCGCCCGGGGCTATCTGCACAAGGACGCCTCGCGCGCCGAACTGCGGGCCACGGTCACCCAGGCCCTCGCCGACCCGACCTGGCGACTGGCCCCGCGCCGGCTCCGCTCGGCCGAGATGGGCGCCGCGCCCACGCTCACCGCGCGCGAGATCCAGGTCCTGGAGGGCATGAGTCACGGCCGGTCCAACGCGGAGATCGGGCGCGAGCTCTTCCTCTCCGAGGACACGGTCAAGACGCACGCCCGCCGGCTGTTCAAGAAGCTGGGCGCCTCGGACCGGGCGCACGCCGTGGCGCTCGGATTCCGCTGGGGCCTGGTCCGCTGA
- a CDS encoding SDR family oxidoreductase, translating to MTTALITGSTAGIGAAFARRLAAQGHNLVLVARDTKRLAEQATELHDRHGIEAEVLAADLATEEGIAAVEQRLGDRTHPVDLLVNNAGFGNKGRYLEVSMADELTMLKVHIEAVLRLTSAATGSMRARGRGGVINVASVAAFVPRGTYGASKAWVVQFTQGAARDLSGSGVRLMALCPGFVRTEFHQRAGMGTDNIPGWMWLDADKLVAAALADLARGRTVSIPDPRYKALMSVVKLTPRGLLGGVSSRTGRKYGPQ from the coding sequence ATGACGACTGCGTTGATTACGGGATCCACGGCGGGCATCGGCGCCGCTTTCGCCCGGCGGCTCGCCGCCCAGGGGCACAACCTGGTACTGGTGGCCCGCGACACGAAGCGGCTCGCCGAACAGGCGACCGAGCTGCACGACCGGCACGGCATCGAGGCCGAGGTGCTGGCCGCCGACCTCGCCACCGAGGAGGGCATCGCGGCGGTCGAGCAGCGCCTCGGCGACCGGACGCACCCGGTGGACCTGCTGGTCAACAACGCGGGATTCGGCAACAAGGGCCGCTACCTCGAAGTCTCGATGGCCGACGAGCTGACCATGCTGAAGGTGCACATCGAGGCGGTGCTGCGGCTGACCTCGGCGGCCACCGGGTCGATGCGCGCACGCGGCCGCGGCGGGGTCATCAACGTGGCCTCGGTCGCCGCGTTCGTACCGCGCGGCACGTACGGGGCGAGCAAGGCGTGGGTCGTGCAGTTCACCCAGGGCGCGGCGCGGGACCTGTCGGGTTCCGGGGTGCGGCTGATGGCGCTGTGCCCGGGCTTCGTGCGCACGGAGTTCCACCAGCGGGCCGGCATGGGGACGGACAACATCCCCGGCTGGATGTGGCTCGACGCGGACAAGCTGGTGGCGGCGGCGCTGGCCGACCTGGCGCGCGGCAGGACGGTGTCGATCCCGGACCCCCGGTACAAGGCTCTGATGAGCGTGGTGAAGCTGACGCCGCGCGGCCTGCTGGGCGGGGTGTCCTCGCGCACCGGCCGCAAGTACGGGCCCCAGTAA
- the guaB gene encoding IMP dehydrogenase, whose amino-acid sequence MTADGVPDKFATLGLTYDDVLLLPGASDMAPDQIDTSSLISRNVRVNVPLLSAAMDKVTEARMAIAMARQGGVGVLHRNLSIADQANQVDLVKRSESGMVTDPITVHPDATLREADELCAKFRISGVPVTDPAGKLLGIVTNRDMAFESDRSRQVREVMTPMPLVTGKVGISGVDAMELLRRHKIEKLPLVDEAGILKGLITVKDFVKAEKYPNAAKDKDGRLLVGAAVGVAGDAYDRAQALIEAGADFIVVDTAHGHSRLVGDMVAKIKSNSSVDVIGGNIATRDGAQALIDAGCDGIKVGVGPGSICTTRVVAGIGVPQVTAIYEASLAAKAAGVPVIGDGGLQYSGDIAKALVAGADTVMLGSLLAGCEESPGELLFINGKQFKSYRGMGSLGAMQSRGDQRSFSKDRYFQEGVGGDDKLIPEGIEGQVPYRGPLSAVVHQLVGGLRQSMFYVGGRTVPELQDRGRFVRITSAGLKESHPHDIQMTVEAPNYSRKG is encoded by the coding sequence ATGACCGCCGACGGAGTGCCCGACAAATTCGCCACGCTCGGACTGACCTACGACGACGTGCTGCTGCTGCCGGGCGCGTCGGACATGGCGCCGGACCAGATCGACACCTCTTCCCTCATCTCGCGCAACGTCCGCGTGAACGTGCCGCTGCTCTCCGCCGCCATGGACAAGGTCACCGAGGCCCGCATGGCCATCGCGATGGCCCGACAGGGCGGCGTCGGCGTCCTGCACCGCAACCTCTCCATCGCCGACCAGGCCAACCAGGTCGACCTGGTCAAGCGCTCCGAGTCCGGCATGGTCACCGACCCGATCACGGTGCACCCGGACGCGACGCTGCGCGAGGCCGACGAGCTGTGCGCGAAGTTCCGCATCTCCGGCGTCCCCGTCACCGACCCGGCCGGCAAGCTCCTGGGCATCGTCACCAACCGCGACATGGCCTTCGAGTCGGACCGCAGCCGCCAGGTGCGCGAGGTCATGACCCCGATGCCGCTGGTCACCGGCAAGGTCGGCATCTCCGGCGTCGACGCCATGGAGCTGCTGCGCCGCCACAAGATCGAGAAGCTTCCGCTGGTCGACGAGGCCGGCATCCTCAAGGGCCTCATCACGGTCAAGGACTTCGTCAAGGCCGAGAAGTACCCGAACGCCGCGAAGGACAAGGACGGCCGGCTGCTCGTCGGCGCGGCCGTCGGTGTCGCCGGTGACGCGTACGACCGCGCGCAGGCCCTGATCGAGGCGGGCGCCGACTTCATCGTCGTCGACACCGCCCACGGCCACTCCCGCCTGGTCGGCGACATGGTCGCCAAGATCAAGTCGAACTCCTCGGTCGACGTCATCGGCGGCAACATCGCCACCCGCGACGGCGCCCAGGCCCTCATCGACGCCGGCTGCGACGGCATCAAGGTCGGCGTCGGCCCCGGCTCCATCTGCACCACCCGCGTCGTCGCCGGCATCGGCGTCCCGCAGGTCACCGCGATCTACGAGGCCTCCCTCGCCGCCAAGGCCGCGGGCGTCCCGGTCATCGGCGACGGCGGCCTCCAGTACTCCGGCGACATCGCCAAGGCCCTGGTCGCGGGCGCCGACACGGTGATGCTCGGCTCGCTGCTCGCGGGCTGTGAGGAGTCCCCGGGCGAGCTGCTCTTCATCAACGGCAAGCAGTTCAAGTCGTACCGCGGCATGGGCTCGCTCGGCGCGATGCAGTCCCGCGGCGACCAGCGCTCCTTCTCCAAGGACCGCTATTTCCAGGAGGGCGTGGGCGGCGACGACAAGCTCATCCCCGAGGGCATCGAGGGCCAGGTCCCCTACCGCGGCCCGCTCTCCGCGGTCGTGCACCAGCTCGTCGGCGGCCTGCGCCAGTCGATGTTCTACGTCGGCGGCCGCACGGTGCCGGAGCTCCAGGACCGCGGCCGGTTCGTCCGGATCACCTCGGCGGGCCTCAAGGAGAGCCACCCGCACGACATCCAGATGACGGTCGAAGCGCCGAACTACTCCCGTAAGGGGTAG